One genomic window of Longimicrobium sp. includes the following:
- a CDS encoding DUF47 family protein, giving the protein MRLIPRDEKFFPLFEGLAQRLSAAAELLAQLFANPDRLQELVQKIKDIEHEADELTHDLIVRIDKSFVTPLDREDIHLLASRLDDVIDVVDGVARRAQMFRLREFRPEAAQLADVLRRGAATLATSVANLKKPKLILQETGRLKKLEEEGDAIYHNAVGRLFDDGADAIEVIKWKELFDKLEDAVDLCDDAWNVIESIALKNS; this is encoded by the coding sequence GTGCGCCTGATCCCGCGCGACGAGAAGTTCTTCCCCCTCTTCGAAGGCCTGGCGCAGCGGCTGTCGGCGGCGGCGGAGCTCCTGGCGCAGCTCTTCGCCAACCCCGACCGGCTCCAGGAGCTGGTGCAGAAGATCAAGGACATCGAGCACGAGGCCGACGAGCTGACGCACGACCTGATCGTGCGCATCGACAAGAGCTTCGTGACGCCGCTCGACCGCGAGGACATCCACCTGCTGGCCTCGCGCCTGGACGACGTGATCGACGTGGTGGACGGGGTGGCGCGCCGGGCGCAGATGTTCCGCCTGCGCGAGTTCCGCCCCGAGGCGGCCCAGCTGGCCGACGTGCTGCGCCGCGGGGCGGCCACGCTGGCCACCTCGGTGGCGAACCTGAAGAAGCCCAAGCTGATCCTGCAGGAGACCGGGCGGCTGAAGAAGCTGGAGGAGGAGGGCGACGCCATCTACCACAACGCGGTCGGCCGGCTGTTCGACGACGGCGCCGACGCGATCGAGGTGATCAAGTGGAAGGAGCTGTTCGACAAGCTGGAGGACGCCGTGGACCTCTGC